A portion of the Faecalibacterium sp. I3-3-89 genome contains these proteins:
- a CDS encoding glycosyltransferase family 2 protein — MSKPILWIVIPCYNEEQVLPITAPLFLKKINDLATAGLVSEKSRVLFVNDGSRDATWSLIQRFSAEDEHFIGISQSRNRGHQNAVLAGLMEALHSGSCDITISIDCDGQDDINAMDEMVKKYLAGAEVVYGVRSRRDTDTFFKRFTAEGFYHVMNALGADIVFNHADYRLISTRVLESFADYREVNIFLRGMVPLVGYPSDTVYYERHERLAGESHYPLRKMLALAFDGITSLSNKPIRLITGAGIVVSLISFIGVLWAIVQAVRGSVVAGWASTICIVCFMGGVQLVCLGVIGEYVGKIYMETKARPRYIISERTWAPYERKYHG, encoded by the coding sequence ATGTCCAAACCTATCCTATGGATCGTCATCCCCTGCTACAACGAGGAGCAGGTGCTGCCCATCACGGCCCCCCTGTTCCTGAAAAAGATCAACGACCTTGCCACAGCGGGCCTTGTCAGCGAGAAGAGCCGGGTGCTCTTTGTCAACGACGGCTCCCGCGACGCCACATGGTCCCTCATCCAGAGATTTTCCGCTGAGGACGAGCACTTCATCGGCATCTCCCAGAGCCGCAACCGCGGCCACCAGAACGCCGTGCTGGCCGGGCTGATGGAGGCGCTCCACAGCGGCAGCTGCGACATTACCATCTCCATCGACTGCGACGGTCAGGACGACATCAACGCCATGGACGAGATGGTCAAGAAGTATCTCGCCGGGGCCGAGGTGGTCTATGGCGTGCGCAGCCGCCGGGACACCGACACCTTCTTCAAGCGGTTCACCGCCGAGGGCTTCTACCATGTGATGAACGCGCTGGGGGCCGACATCGTCTTCAACCATGCCGACTACCGCCTCATCAGCACCCGTGTGCTGGAAAGCTTTGCCGACTACCGCGAGGTGAACATCTTCCTGCGGGGCATGGTGCCGCTGGTGGGCTACCCCAGCGACACCGTCTATTACGAGCGCCACGAGCGTCTGGCCGGTGAGAGCCACTACCCGCTGCGCAAGATGCTGGCCCTCGCCTTCGACGGCATCACCAGCCTGTCGAACAAGCCCATCCGCCTCATCACCGGGGCGGGCATCGTGGTCAGCCTCATCAGCTTCATCGGCGTCCTCTGGGCCATCGTGCAGGCGGTCAGGGGCAGCGTCGTGGCCGGCTGGGCCTCCACCATCTGCATCGTCTGCTTCATGGGCGGCGTCCAGCTGGTCTGTCTGGGCGTCATCGGCGAATACGTCGGCAAGATCTACATGGAAACCAAGGCCCGCCCCCGCTACATCATCAGCGAGCGGACATGGGCACCCTACGAAAGGAAGTATCACGGATGA